From Bacillota bacterium LX-D:
CGGAAAGCAAATCGTCAAGGTAAGCAAAAATAGACTCTCTAATTTCCGGGCATCTCATACTTTGCCCCCCTTTCTAAAAGCAGACTTAATTTCTTTTGCAGCATGCTCTTCCCCCGAAATAATCTCGTCTCAATAGTAGATACGGGTAAATCCATTATTTCAGCTATTTGTTGGTATGTAAAATCTTCCAAATACCTTAAAATAATAGGCAAACGATAGTTTTCCGGCAGTTCAGCAATGGCCTTTTGAACTATCCTGCCAACCTCCCGTGTTTCAGCATATTCTTCAGGCTGAGAGTCAGCCGTAGGAATAGTCGGAGCAAATTCAATAACTTTTTCCAACGGTATATCTTGTTCATGTCTTTTACGTAGTGCTGTGTAGCAAACATTAGTAGCCACTTTATACATCCAAGGAAAAAAGGGTTTTTCTTGGTCATATTTATCCAGCACCTGATATATTTTGAGAAATGATTCTTGGGCTAAATCCTGTGCATCCTCTGTATTATTCGTCAGACGGTAGCATAGACTAAAAATCTGCTTTTGATACTTTTGGATAATTTCCGTAAAAGCCGCAGTATCGCCATTTAAGCACCGCTTAACCACAACTTCGTCCACGAGTACATCCAAACGTTTCACATCCTTTGTACTCTATAATCTAATACTATATTTTAAATTAAAAACTTGCATTTTTTTAGTCTTAATTAAAAGAAATTTCGTTTTATTTTTTTTACATGGCAATTCTTTGTTTCCACTCCTTTTATCTCCTCCCTATTTAGGCAGGATTTGGGTAAAAGATGTAGAAAAATATATTAAATACGAAATTTAAAGGAGAAATATAATGACCAGTAAAATAAAAATAGCTATATTTCTTGTGACTATTTTTTCTACACTTTCCTTATTAACCGGAAGTGGCCAAACAGCTCCCGTTCCACGAGTTCTAATTCAAAGTGACAGCTA
This genomic window contains:
- a CDS encoding sigma-70 family RNA polymerase sigma factor → MDVLVDEVVVKRCLNGDTAAFTEIIQKYQKQIFSLCYRLTNNTEDAQDLAQESFLKIYQVLDKYDQEKPFFPWMYKVATNVCYTALRKRHEQDIPLEKVIEFAPTIPTADSQPEEYAETREVGRIVQKAIAELPENYRLPIILRYLEDFTYQQIAEIMDLPVSTIETRLFRGKSMLQKKLSLLLERGAKYEMPGN